One Streptomyces sp. V4I8 genomic window carries:
- a CDS encoding LytR/AlgR family response regulator transcription factor yields MLRALAVDDERPSLEELLYLLNADPRIGSAEGAGDATEALRRINRALESGPGGPEAIDVVFLDINMPGLDGLDLARLLTGFAKPPLVVFVTAHEDFAVQAFDLKAVDYVLKPVRKERLAEAVRRAVELRDAARRDATPRITVSEPDPDHIPVELGGVTRFVAVDDITHVEAQGDYARLHTDKGSHLVRIPLSTLEERWRSRGFVRIHRRHLVALRHIGELRLDAGSVSVMVGAEELQVSRRHARELRDLLMRRS; encoded by the coding sequence ATGCTGCGCGCCCTGGCTGTCGACGACGAACGCCCCTCGCTGGAGGAACTGCTCTACCTCCTCAACGCCGACCCCCGCATCGGCAGCGCGGAGGGCGCCGGCGACGCCACCGAGGCGCTGCGCCGCATCAACCGCGCCCTGGAGTCGGGGCCGGGCGGGCCCGAGGCGATCGACGTCGTCTTCCTCGACATCAACATGCCCGGCCTGGACGGACTGGACCTGGCCCGGCTGCTGACCGGGTTCGCCAAGCCGCCGCTGGTCGTGTTCGTCACCGCCCACGAGGACTTCGCCGTCCAGGCCTTCGACCTCAAGGCCGTCGACTACGTCCTCAAACCCGTCCGCAAGGAACGGCTCGCCGAGGCGGTCCGACGCGCCGTCGAATTGCGCGACGCCGCCCGGCGCGACGCCACGCCCCGCATAACCGTGAGCGAGCCCGACCCCGACCACATACCCGTGGAGCTCGGCGGCGTGACCCGATTCGTCGCCGTCGACGACATCACCCACGTCGAGGCGCAGGGCGACTACGCCCGCCTGCACACCGACAAGGGCAGCCACCTCGTCCGCATCCCCCTGTCGACCCTGGAGGAGCGCTGGCGCTCGCGCGGCTTCGTCCGCATCCACCGCCGCCATCTCGTCGCCCTGCGCCACATCGGCGAACTCCGCCTGGACGCGGGCTCCGTCAGCGTCATGGTCGGCGCCGAGGAACTCCAGGTCAGCCGGCGCCACGCCCGCGAACTGCGGGACCTGCTCATGCGGAGGTCGTGA
- a CDS encoding Lrp/AsnC family transcriptional regulator: MNSGAASFDELDRKIITALMANARTSFAEIGMSVGLSATAVKRRVDRLRDTGVITGFTATVKPSALGWRTEAYVEVYCEGAAPPRRLAEVVRNHPEITAAMTVTGGADALLHVRARDVEHFEEVLERIRVEPFIRKTISVMVLSHLIPESPEAGASQPVPTAGSD, from the coding sequence ATGAACAGCGGCGCGGCGTCCTTCGACGAACTCGACCGGAAGATCATCACCGCTCTCATGGCGAACGCCAGGACCAGCTTCGCCGAGATCGGCATGAGCGTCGGGCTGTCCGCGACGGCGGTGAAGCGGCGCGTGGACCGGCTGCGCGACACGGGCGTGATCACCGGGTTCACGGCCACGGTCAAGCCGTCGGCGCTGGGCTGGCGGACGGAGGCGTACGTCGAGGTGTACTGCGAGGGGGCGGCCCCGCCGCGGCGGCTGGCGGAGGTGGTCCGCAACCATCCGGAGATCACCGCGGCGATGACGGTGACCGGGGGCGCGGACGCGCTGCTGCACGTGCGGGCGCGGGACGTGGAGCACTTCGAGGAGGTGCTGGAGCGCATCCGGGTCGAGCCGTTCATCAGGAAGACGATCAGCGTGATGGTGCTGTCCCATCTGATCCCGGAGAGTCCGGAGGCGGGCGCCAGTCAGCCCGTGCCGACGGCCGGCAGCGACTGA
- the ddaH gene encoding dimethylargininase, whose amino-acid sequence MPETRVPRRRRFLVCEPRHFAVQYAINPWMQPDVRVDVDLAQQQWQSLISAYRSHGHTVDTLEPVTGLPDMVFAANSAVVVGGRVFGSLFHAPERRPESTHYETWFKTAGFDVYRPESVCEGEGDLVWTGRYVLAGTGFRTTREAHREVQEFFGHPVISLTLVDPYFYHLDTALFVLDDDNIVYYPEAFSPGSREVLARLYPDAVLATRDDATAFGLNSVSDGRNVFIAPQAEALAARLDERGYVPVPVDLSEFRKAGGGIKCCTQEIRS is encoded by the coding sequence GTGCCCGAGACCCGTGTGCCGCGCCGGCGGCGCTTCCTCGTCTGCGAACCCAGACACTTCGCCGTGCAGTACGCGATCAACCCCTGGATGCAGCCCGATGTCCGGGTGGACGTCGATCTGGCCCAGCAGCAGTGGCAGTCGCTGATCAGCGCCTACCGCTCCCACGGCCATACGGTCGACACCCTGGAGCCCGTCACCGGTCTCCCCGACATGGTCTTCGCCGCGAACTCGGCGGTCGTCGTCGGCGGCCGCGTCTTCGGCTCCCTCTTCCACGCGCCCGAGCGCCGTCCCGAGTCCACGCACTACGAGACGTGGTTCAAGACGGCGGGCTTCGACGTGTACCGGCCCGAGTCCGTCTGCGAGGGCGAGGGCGACCTGGTCTGGACGGGCCGCTATGTGCTCGCCGGCACCGGGTTCCGTACGACCCGGGAGGCGCACCGCGAGGTGCAGGAGTTCTTCGGTCACCCGGTGATCAGCCTGACGCTGGTGGATCCGTACTTCTACCACCTGGACACGGCGCTGTTCGTGCTCGACGACGACAACATCGTCTACTACCCGGAGGCGTTCTCGCCCGGCAGCCGCGAGGTGCTCGCGCGGCTGTACCCGGACGCGGTGCTCGCCACCCGCGACGACGCGACGGCCTTCGGCCTGAACTCCGTGTCCGACGGCCGCAACGTCTTCATCGCGCCGCAGGCCGAGGCGCTCGCCGCGCGCCTGGACGAGCGCGGCTATGTCCCCGTCCCCGTCGACCTGTCGGAGTTCCGCAAGGCCGGCGGCGGCATCAAGTGCTGCACCCAGGAGATCCGCTCATGA
- the rocD gene encoding ornithine--oxo-acid transaminase → MTAPAQTRSSADLIRAEEPVLAHNYHPLPVVVARAEGTWVEDVEGRRYLDMLAGYSALNFGHRHPALIEAAHAQLDRLTLTSRAFHNDRLAEFAERLALLTGLDMVLPMNTGAEAVESGIKVARKWAYEVKGVPADRATIVVAADNFHGRTTTIVSFSTDETARQGFGPFTPGFRIVPYNDLAALEAAVDETTAAVLLEPIQGEAGVLIPDEGYLAGVRELTRRKGCLFIADEIQSGLGRTGRTLAVEHESVVPDVLLLGKALGGGIVPVSAVVARRDVLGVLRPGEHGSTFGGNPLAAAVGTAVVELLETGEFQRRAAELGVVLRGGLSALLGQGVVGFRSRGLWAGVDIDPAVGTGREIGERLMREGILVKDTHGSTIRLAPPLTITAEELTGALGALEKVLA, encoded by the coding sequence ATGACCGCGCCCGCGCAGACCCGTTCGTCCGCCGATCTGATCCGCGCCGAGGAGCCGGTCCTGGCGCACAACTACCATCCGCTGCCGGTGGTCGTCGCCCGTGCCGAGGGCACCTGGGTGGAGGACGTGGAGGGCCGCCGCTACCTCGACATGCTGGCGGGCTACTCGGCACTGAACTTCGGCCACCGCCATCCGGCGCTGATCGAGGCGGCGCACGCCCAGCTCGACCGCCTGACCCTCACGTCCCGGGCGTTCCACAACGACAGGCTCGCGGAATTCGCCGAGCGGCTCGCGCTGCTGACCGGCCTGGACATGGTGCTGCCGATGAACACGGGCGCCGAGGCCGTGGAGAGCGGCATCAAGGTGGCCCGCAAATGGGCGTACGAGGTGAAGGGCGTCCCGGCCGACCGGGCGACGATCGTGGTCGCGGCGGACAACTTCCACGGCCGTACGACCACGATCGTGTCGTTCTCCACGGACGAGACCGCGCGGCAGGGCTTCGGCCCGTTCACGCCGGGCTTCCGGATCGTGCCGTACAACGACCTGGCGGCGCTGGAGGCGGCGGTCGACGAGACGACGGCGGCGGTGCTGCTGGAGCCGATCCAGGGCGAGGCGGGGGTTCTCATCCCCGACGAGGGCTACCTGGCCGGCGTCCGCGAACTGACCCGTCGCAAGGGCTGTCTGTTCATCGCGGACGAGATCCAGTCGGGCCTCGGCCGCACGGGGCGCACGCTCGCCGTCGAGCACGAGTCGGTCGTGCCGGACGTGCTGCTGCTCGGCAAGGCGCTGGGCGGCGGCATCGTGCCGGTGTCCGCGGTGGTGGCCCGCCGTGACGTACTCGGGGTGTTGCGGCCGGGCGAGCACGGCTCGACGTTCGGCGGCAACCCGCTCGCCGCCGCGGTCGGCACGGCGGTCGTCGAACTCCTGGAGACGGGCGAGTTCCAGCGCCGGGCCGCCGAGCTGGGCGTGGTCCTGCGGGGCGGCCTGTCGGCCCTGCTCGGCCAGGGCGTCGTCGGCTTCCGCTCTCGGGGCCTGTGGGCGGGCGTCGACATCGACCCGGCGGTCGGCACGGGCCGGGAGATCGGCGAGCGGCTGATGCGCGAGGGAATCCTCGTGAAGGACACCCACGGCTCCACGATCCGCCTGGCACCCCCGCTGACGATCACGGCGGAGGAGCTGACGGGGGCGCTCGGGGCGCTGGAGAAGGTACTGGCGTAG
- a CDS encoding SpoIIE family protein phosphatase: protein MGTHEERGVAGQGFDVADAAPVLLDAQGLVAGWTRDAQRMLAYEAPEAVGKGVGELLSPEDAGRVPELIERCRRDGGWAGLLTALHRDGPPVRLMVRITSALDTRGPVRWLVLLSELADAPGWDMSRSTLEQMVARSPVGIAIVDTDLRFVWSNDALAQYGGGPPSHRLGLRLADIQPGLDSSSIEAQMRQVLATGEPIVGYEHVGHARSAPLRETAHMMSFTRLDDGHGHPTGVYYTVEDITDRHRARQRLALLDRAGEHIGRTLDITRTAQELADVAVPGLADLVTVDLLESVLGGGEPASGPLGDTAPVPLRRAGQRSVTETVPEAVVGIGEVVTYPAGSPPIRCLRTARSWREERLDPLGEAWAEHAHGGRAAIFLELGLHSVMIVPIRARGVTLGLTTFFRRHRQEPFEEDDLNLAEDLVSRAAVCVDNARRYTRERDAALVLQRSLLPHQLPEQDALEVSACYRPADELTGLGGDWYDVIPLSGARVALVVGEVPGHGIDAAAAMGRLRTAVRTLALLDLPPEEVLAHLDDLVVRSAREEGVQVGAEEAAVAQSVGSGCVYVVYDPVDGQCTMAAAGHPAPAVVLPDGDVTFVDLPQGASLGVGGPPYESVELALAAGSTLALHTDGLLARENADWAVDADRDRLRRALEQHATTLDLHCRTVVDALTPARPHDDVALLMARTRLLGAEQVADWDLPSDPAAVADARKTAARMLTEWGLEELAFTTELVVSELVTNAIRYSTGPIRLRLIRERALVCEVFDGGATAPHLRHPRTTDEGGRGLLLVAQVTQRWGTRFVPEGKIIWAEQSLTDPPP, encoded by the coding sequence GTGGGCACACACGAGGAGCGGGGCGTTGCCGGGCAGGGGTTCGACGTGGCGGATGCCGCGCCTGTGCTGCTCGACGCGCAGGGCCTGGTGGCGGGGTGGACCAGGGACGCACAGCGGATGCTGGCGTACGAGGCCCCCGAGGCGGTGGGGAAGGGCGTCGGTGAGCTGCTGAGCCCCGAGGACGCGGGGCGGGTGCCGGAGCTGATCGAACGGTGCCGCAGGGACGGCGGCTGGGCCGGGCTGCTGACCGCCCTGCACCGGGACGGGCCCCCGGTCCGGCTCATGGTGCGGATCACGTCGGCCCTCGACACCCGGGGCCCCGTGCGCTGGCTCGTGCTCCTGTCGGAGCTCGCGGACGCGCCCGGCTGGGACATGAGCCGCTCCACGCTGGAGCAGATGGTCGCCCGCTCCCCCGTCGGCATAGCCATCGTCGACACGGACCTGCGCTTCGTCTGGTCGAACGACGCCCTCGCCCAGTACGGCGGCGGCCCCCCGAGCCACCGGCTCGGTCTGCGGCTCGCGGACATCCAGCCCGGTCTGGACTCCTCGTCCATCGAGGCACAGATGCGTCAGGTGCTGGCGACGGGCGAACCGATCGTCGGCTACGAGCACGTGGGCCACGCTCGCTCCGCCCCGCTGCGCGAGACCGCCCACATGATGTCGTTCACCCGGCTGGACGACGGCCACGGCCACCCCACGGGCGTGTACTACACGGTGGAGGACATCACCGACCGCCACCGCGCCCGGCAGCGGCTGGCCCTGCTCGACCGGGCCGGTGAGCACATCGGCCGTACGCTCGACATCACGCGCACCGCCCAGGAGCTGGCGGACGTGGCCGTACCGGGACTCGCCGACCTCGTCACCGTGGACCTGCTGGAGTCGGTGCTGGGGGGTGGCGAGCCCGCCTCCGGGCCGCTGGGCGACACGGCTCCGGTGCCGCTGCGCCGCGCGGGGCAGCGCTCGGTCACCGAGACCGTGCCGGAGGCCGTCGTAGGCATCGGCGAGGTGGTCACCTATCCGGCGGGGTCGCCTCCGATCCGCTGCCTCAGGACGGCGCGGTCCTGGCGCGAGGAGCGACTGGACCCGCTCGGCGAGGCCTGGGCCGAGCACGCGCACGGCGGCCGGGCCGCCATCTTCCTCGAACTCGGCCTGCACAGCGTGATGATCGTGCCGATCCGCGCGCGGGGCGTCACCCTCGGTCTGACCACCTTCTTCCGGCGCCACCGCCAGGAGCCCTTCGAGGAGGACGACCTGAACCTGGCCGAGGATCTCGTCTCCCGGGCCGCGGTCTGTGTCGACAACGCCCGGCGCTACACCCGCGAACGCGACGCGGCACTGGTCCTGCAGCGCAGCCTGCTGCCGCACCAGCTGCCCGAGCAGGACGCGCTGGAGGTGTCCGCCTGCTACCGGCCGGCCGACGAGCTGACCGGCCTCGGCGGCGACTGGTACGACGTCATCCCGCTGTCCGGCGCCCGCGTCGCCCTGGTGGTGGGCGAGGTGCCCGGGCACGGCATCGACGCCGCCGCGGCGATGGGGCGGCTGCGGACGGCCGTGCGCACCCTGGCGCTGCTGGACCTTCCGCCCGAGGAGGTGCTCGCCCATCTCGACGACCTGGTCGTGCGGTCGGCCCGGGAGGAAGGCGTCCAGGTGGGCGCGGAGGAGGCCGCTGTCGCCCAGTCCGTGGGGTCCGGATGCGTCTACGTCGTCTACGACCCGGTCGACGGGCAGTGCACCATGGCGGCCGCGGGCCATCCGGCGCCGGCCGTCGTGCTGCCCGACGGTGACGTCACCTTCGTCGATCTGCCACAGGGCGCGTCGCTCGGCGTCGGCGGTCCCCCCTACGAGTCGGTCGAGCTGGCCCTGGCGGCGGGCAGCACGCTCGCCCTGCACACCGACGGACTGCTGGCACGCGAGAACGCCGACTGGGCCGTGGACGCCGACCGGGACCGGCTGCGGCGGGCGCTGGAACAGCACGCGACCACGCTCGACCTGCACTGCCGGACGGTGGTCGACGCGCTGACCCCGGCCCGCCCGCACGACGACGTGGCCCTGCTGATGGCCCGCACGCGGCTCCTCGGCGCCGAGCAGGTCGCCGACTGGGACCTGCCCTCCGACCCGGCCGCGGTCGCCGACGCCCGTAAGACGGCCGCCCGGATGCTGACGGAGTGGGGGCTGGAGGAGCTGGCCTTCACGACGGAACTGGTCGTCAGCGAGCTGGTCACCAACGCGATCCGGTACTCCACCGGCCCCATCCGGCTGCGCCTGATCAGGGAGCGCGCGCTGGTCTGCGAGGTGTTCGACGGCGGCGCCACCGCCCCGCATCTGCGGCATCCGCGCACCACCGACGAGGGCGGGCGCGGGTTGCTGCTGGTCGCCCAGGTCACCCAGCGATGGGGCACGCGCTTCGTCCCCGAGGGAAAGATCATCTGGGCCGAGCAGTCACTGACGGATCCGCCGCCCTGA